The Macrobrachium nipponense isolate FS-2020 chromosome 27, ASM1510439v2, whole genome shotgun sequence genome includes a region encoding these proteins:
- the LOC135200690 gene encoding uncharacterized protein LOC135200690, producing the protein MTTLSGISVVGSSDAAGISVVGGSVGEAGVVRGSVGAFVGMVVRGGATGGEGITSKGKGKDKKGIYAKKKTKGKFVRGPARVGVLGGDAAGVGDAGSSVGGGDGDARGVGDAGSSVGGGDGDGGGVGDAGSSVGGGDADGVDGDAGSVVKS; encoded by the coding sequence ATGACTACCCTGAGTGGTATTTCTGTTGTTGGGAGTTCTGATGCTGCTGGTATTTCTGTTGTTGGGGGTTCTGTTGGTGAAGCTGGTGTTGTTAGGGGTTCTGTTGGTGCTTTTGTTGGTATGGTTGTTCGAGGTGGTGCAACAGGTGGTGAAGGTATTACGAGTAAAGGTAAGGGTAAGGATAAGAAAGGCATATATGCCAAGAAAAAGACAAAAGGTAAGTTTGTGAGAGGGCCTGCTCGTGTTGGTGTTTTGGGGGGAGATGCTGCAGGTGTTGGAGATGCTGGGAGTAGTGTTGGAGGAGGAGATGGTGATGCTAGGGGtgttggggatgctgggagtagTGTTGGGGGAGGAGATGGTGATGGTGGGGGtgttggggatgctgggagtagTGTTGGGGGAGGAGATGCTGATGGAGTAGATGGTGATGCTGGGAGTGTTGTTAAATCTTGA